DNA from Toxoplasma gondii ME49 chromosome X, whole genome shotgun sequence:
CGTGACTGTTTGGAGATGCGTGTGTGGTGCAGTTGCTCGGCAGCGGAGTATCTACAACGACAGGACGGCGCAAACCCAGGACCTCACGTACGAAATAAAGAAGGTACGGACTTGCTTCGCTCTTTGCTTTGTCCACGGTGTTGTTtgtgaaaagaaagaagagcctTTAAGGTGTTTTCCTCGTCAAAGACAACCAGTGTCATGCGGACAGCTTCCGTTTAACCtgagcgagaaaggagactgtgCCGGTACCTTGTGTCAGCGCGTGCAGAGCAGAATGGGTTCGTGACGACATCCTCCTGTATGCACGGGTGTGTGGCGTGCAGTCGATTACAGAGCTGAACTGCAAGATCGACTATCTGGAGCAGATAGCCAAAGActcaggaagcgaaggacaGTCTCGTCAGCATTACAACACGATGGTCGACATGTTGAAGGGGCGTCTGTTGGATGTAACGAAGGAATTCAAGGACGTTCTGTTGCTTAGGACAGAGGTACGCTCCACGAGGGGAGCGAAAGGGGGGCGAACACCATTTTCTTCTGGAGACACTTTCGCAAGAGGATATTGGAAAGCCTGTGCTTCGCGGGgacgtttgcatgcagctccaCTGACAGCAGGAGAGCAAGGCACACCAGGTGATGCGTCACTTTCCCTTGTGTGGCGCCGCTTCATTCCGGGGTGACTAGTGTCTCGATCCCGCCCTAGGGACAGAAGAGTGAAAGCAATGGCCCCTGAGTCCAATTTTCTGTGTTCTCCTGTCCATGCAGAACATGAAGAAACAGGACGAGCGAAGAAATCTGTACTCATTCGCGGGATCGCTGAATCCATCCAGTTCAGCATATGGAAAGTCGAGCGGCGACTACGACCTGGAAGGGTACATCTTTCAGGTCCATCTTGGCCTCTGACACAAGAATTTGTTTTGGATCTATGTGCATGTTCCATCTGTCCATCTAAGTTGATGCTCGGTTATATATGCTAGACACTAACCTCCCCGGTAAAGTGACATATTAAACCAGCCTGGCATCATAAAAGTAGTGGAATAGTGTTACGGAATGTAGAGAAGAAGTATGTGGATAACTTCAGTTCTGTTCGCCTCGTTTACGGATTTCTTGTGTGTTCTTGTGTTCACCCtggctctgttttctgttgcCTCCTCCTGCTCGTACACCCAGCGGCGAAAAGACGCAGCTCGTGGCACAGCGCGACTCAAGTTCTTACGCACAATCGCGTGCAGAGGTGAGTTGTCGTTGCCAGGAGAACCTTGCCGGTTCGTGGATCCGCGGGTTCCCTGTTCGTAGGCTTCGGCAATTGCGGGTGCACGCGTAGCAGGTTACCGTGTGGTGCTCGACGCACTGGACACATTCAGGGTTTAGAGTTTTCGATGAACGACCACAAATGACGTGATTACGGTCTTTAAAACAACGGTTCAAATATGCTAGCGGTTGAGTGTGTTGGGAGTTCCTCCAGAACAGCTCGTTGCGTCGACCAAGTCGTGTCCGACGTTCCTTGTTTTAGGCGTAGCCGGTGAAAGGCGAAAGATACTCCCTGCCTTAGAAATATGCACACAGGGTTACGATTACAGGCTTTCAttgttctccttcgacaTAGTGAGTGTGTGTCCATGGCTTCAAGAAGTGGAAATGTTCCCAAGTAGGCATCCGCATAATGACAAGAAGGTTCATCGTTCTGGTCAAGACTTCACAATAGAGTCGCGTTAACCAGCATGCGCGAATGGAGTGGCTGTTCGCTGTCGCCGCAGGTCTGTATGGAAAATCAATGAGGAGACGGCGTCTCCCTCAGCCGAGTGCCCACAAGACACACGCTGTCTCAATGTTTAAGTATCTTCTTGTTTCCCAAACAGGCAGTCGAAAATGTGCAGAGGGTAATTGGAGAGCTGGCGACAATTTTTCAGCGCGTCGCCACGATGATATCTCATCAGGACGAAATGATTCAGCGCATCGATCAGGACATTGACACCTCGATGCACAACATCCGCCAAGGTATCGAGAACTAGAAAAAAGAGTGCTTAGGGGCACTTCTTCTGCGGTCCAACAATGcgatatat
Protein-coding regions in this window:
- a CDS encoding syntaxin 5, putative (encoded by transcript TGME49_226600); the encoded protein is MPCDRTADFLAFAERASPGAISQARELRSRTVRHADNSFNASAAEIGTQLHRTSLKLKELAKFARQRSIYNDRTAQTQDLTYEIKKSITELNCKIDYLEQIAKDSGSEGQSRQHYNTMVDMLKGRLLDVTKEFKDVLLLRTENMKKQDERRNLYSFAGSLNPSSSAYGKSSGDYDLEGGEKTQLVAQRDSSSYAQSRAEAVENVQRVIGELATIFQRVATMISHQDEMIQRIDQDIDTSMHNIRQGQTELLNYFNRISSNRALILKVFAILFTFIVFFVFFLS